A genomic segment from Pollutimonas thiosulfatoxidans encodes:
- a CDS encoding heavy-metal-associated domain-containing protein, with protein MEQIEFKVAGMTCGACVARVTRTLLSIPGVRNAEVDLARGMARAQVDDIAAVQPALLQALAAAGYPSEPLTGSAVSVEGTQGAAPGGSSSDPRANRGGCCCGH; from the coding sequence ATGGAACAAATCGAATTTAAGGTAGCAGGAATGACTTGCGGCGCCTGCGTCGCCCGAGTGACCCGGACACTTCTCAGCATACCTGGGGTGCGTAACGCGGAGGTGGACCTTGCGCGGGGCATGGCGCGCGCCCAAGTGGACGACATCGCTGCGGTACAACCTGCCTTGCTACAGGCTCTCGCGGCGGCGGGCTACCCTTCTGAGCCGCTGACCGGCAGCGCAGTCAGTGTGGAAGGCACTCAAGGAGCCGCCCCGGGGGGCTCTAGCAGCGACCCTCGAGCAAACCGCGGGGGATGCTGCTGCGGGCACTGA
- a CDS encoding DUF2933 domain-containing protein: MNHHPSDPEHLRPSTSFWARPGAKAWISLVLVTGFYLLREHWGHIAGWWPYLLLAACPLIHLMHGHGGHQHGNSSEPDLTQRDETTEGK; this comes from the coding sequence ATGAACCATCATCCGTCCGACCCCGAGCACCTGCGGCCATCTACCTCGTTTTGGGCGCGTCCGGGGGCCAAGGCTTGGATTTCCCTCGTCCTAGTGACGGGTTTTTACCTACTGCGGGAGCATTGGGGGCATATCGCCGGTTGGTGGCCTTATTTACTCCTTGCAGCCTGTCCGCTGATACATCTGATGCATGGGCACGGCGGACACCAACATGGCAATTCGAGCGAACCAGATTTGACGCAGCGCGACGAAACAACCGAAGGTAAATAA
- a CDS encoding DUF2933 domain-containing protein — translation MSINHTSPKRRRWTLWVFLALAAFYLIAEHRAHLAGSLRWLPLGLLLLCPLMHKFMHGGHGDHGRDDDENKADRPPDGGHASMRDSASSKDSSDTSSGRH, via the coding sequence ATGTCTATCAACCACACCTCGCCTAAGCGCCGGCGCTGGACTCTCTGGGTCTTCCTAGCGCTGGCAGCGTTTTACCTAATTGCGGAGCACCGTGCTCATCTCGCGGGATCGCTGCGCTGGTTGCCGTTGGGCCTTCTACTGCTGTGTCCCTTAATGCATAAGTTCATGCACGGCGGTCATGGTGACCACGGTCGTGATGATGACGAGAACAAAGCGGATCGCCCGCCCGATGGCGGACATGCCAGTATGCGCGATAGCGCTTCATCGAAGGACAGCTCCGATACATCTTCAGGAAGGCACTGA